A window of the Gossypium hirsutum isolate 1008001.06 chromosome A05, Gossypium_hirsutum_v2.1, whole genome shotgun sequence genome harbors these coding sequences:
- the LOC107957739 gene encoding probable trehalose-phosphate phosphatase D, producing MTNQQNVVVLDVISRGVSNVLPRSSLPVPKSFSPQDLKMLLMKRFEAENGGAKISAWVDSMRASSPTRIKSSTTASLPETDDTSSWIVHHPSALSMFEQIVAASKGKQIVMFLDYDGTLSPIVEDPDQAFMPKEMRATVRDVARYFPTAIVTGRCRDKVYSFVKLAGLYYAGSHGMDIKGPSKSCKYKKGNQGVLFQAASEFLPMIDEVYKDLVEKTKSIPGTKVENNKFCVSVHFRCVDEKSWAALAEQVRSVLNHYPKLKLTQGRKVLEIRPTIKWDKGRALEFLLESLGYANSTNVLPVYIGDDRSDEDAFKVLRERGQGFGILVSKLPKETNASYSLQEPSEVKEFLKRLVDWKKMSQRAAKCA from the exons ATGACTAACCAACAAAATGTGGTGGTTCTTGATGTGATATCGCGGGGTGTTAGCAATGTGTTGCCTCGATCATCCCTGCCAGTACCCAAGTCCTTTTCACCGCAAGACCTTAAGATGCTATTGATGAAGAGGTTTGAAGCTGAAAATGGGGGCGCTAAAATCAGTGCCTGGGTGGATTCCATGAGAGCTTCTTCACCAACCCGTATCAAGTCCTCTACTACTGCTTCCTTACCTGAAACTGACGACACTAGTTCCTGGATC GTTCACCATCCCTCGGCTTTGAGCATGTTTGAGCAAATAGTAGCCGCTTCTAAGGGAAAACAAATTGTGATGTTTCTGGATTACGACGGCACACTCTCTCCGATTGTTGAAGACCCGGATCAAGCTTTCATGCCCAAAGAG ATGAGAGCAACTGTAAGAGATGTTGCAAGATATTTTCCAACAGCAATCGTGACCGGAAGGTGCAGAGACAAG GTTTACAGCTTTGTGAAACTAGCTGGACTTTATTATGCTGGTAGCCATGGTATGGACATCAAGGGACCATCTAAAAGTTGCAAATACAAGAAA GGTAACCAGGGAGTTCTTTTCCAGGCTGCAAGTGAATTCTTGCCCATGATTGATGAG GTTTACAAAGACTTGGTGGAGAAAACAAAATCCATTCCAGGAACCAAAGTGGAAAACAACAAGTTTTGTGTCTCCGTACATTTTCGTTGTGTTGATGAAAAG AGTTGGGCTGCACTAGCGGAACAAGTTAGATCGGTGCTCAACCACTACCCTAAGCTTAAACTAACTCAAGGGAGGAAGGTCTTAGAGATCCGACCCACCATCAAATGGGACAAAGGAAGAGCCCTAGAATTTTTGTTGGAGTCCCTAG gATATGCGAATTCAACTAATGTTTTACCGGTGTACATTGGCGACGATCGATCCGACGAAGATGCTTTTAAG GTTTTACGTGAGAGAGGGCAAGGGTTTGGGATTCTTGTGTCCAAACTACCTAAAGAAACAAATGCTTCATATTCTCTCCAAGAACCATCTGAG GTTAAGGAGTTTTTGAAGCGTTTGGTGGACTGGAAAAAAATGTCACAAAGAGCAGCTAAATGTGCTTAG